In the Flavobacterium pallidum genome, one interval contains:
- a CDS encoding DUF7619 domain-containing protein, with protein sequence MKTRLHLGICAFLIFFTTAFSQVGNTCSDPIIITSLPYQASGNTGDYGDSFDTPQGTSCGAVPAATNYLAGNEVFYSYTPATNSELSISMTPTATNSSIFVYANCSWLGNTCVAGVANANSNSRSLTLNAVAGQPYIIVISSSGATQSFNYTLLVQEHLCSPKPVFLSASAITTTQAELSWNSGFFPSQEIAVQPLGSSIPTGQGQYTSNTDSLTLSDLSPGTQYQFWVRSECMENSGMFTDWAGPYAFNTQVCEAVNTCNYTFRLSTTSGAWGQTRMQVRQNGIVVAILGSTFSTGQGPVDVTVPLCNGVPFDLYWNIAGVNPQNKIIDVLNPFGQNIFSKSAGTGAAGTVVYSGTGNCSTPQCDIVPDSVSASDVTTSGAKISWSSPAITSWDLYVVPSGSPAPDVNAIPTHSGISTNPYTLNGLDDDTMYEVYVRANCAPIDSNWSVAGNFTTLPLCVRPMSLSVSLITATSASLSWQKGTPADNAWEILLVPGITDQPSTVPPAANPDLSNGSLLIPVSSASPLGLPSGTLTAATIYSYYIRTVCSPGVKSKWAGPFMFNTITCEPANKCNYKFVMTDTGVNGWNGARMQVRQNGIVIMTIGQTITGGGPTVVTVPLCNNVPFDLYWSVAGTAPEEIGVSIQNPYADIIYAKLPGQGNPLEALYSSMGSCEPPSCPKPSALEVTANTITQTSVQLAWTENGNAIQWEVYAVPQGGPQPINGSPVTGTGAYRIANTNPYTLTGLEPQTKYVYYVRSLCSDSDASTWPVLNPKTFTTKPVNDECAGAITVLANTSRDCTFFANGSTLGATRSLPNTAPVCPGNTDDDVWFSFLATSTTQIITISDIVATAPAALDINHTLYAGSDCSALTQLYCSNANVSVATNLTVGSYYKIRVYTAGGNVSESATFKICVTTPDPVTNDECSAAIFVPMSVDMSCSNAVHGAITGATPSAMASTCAGTEDDDVWFTFVAQSPTLNIALSNITGTTGNLVHSLYHGDCNSGTLLYCSDPEVSIAENLIIGDTYYIRVWTASNLLEDVTFDVCIRALTTPLNVSTTQYTPGQLVSNVLINNPCVEISNVTSTTGTDFGSVNGIGYFTNPISNDFFPLSSGLLLTTGDALLAGGHNVTILSEGTDSWTGDSDLEIVTNMDQASHNASVLEFDFTTPTAYMSFNFLFASEEYGSFQCQYSDAFAFLLTDLITGQTKNLAVLPDNITPISVITIRDQAYNDGCQSMNPEFFGHFFSGDLNNENFSAINFSGQTQVMTAASPIEPNHPYHIKLVIADRGDNAYDSAVFIQAGSFASGPPECTDKLKVTAFIDENANGTREDTEIPFTYGSFSYQQNNAGEINHISTPLGMYTLYDSDPLNTYDFNYVVDPEFQPYFSAGTTSFNDVNIPDGSGTTELLFPITVLQSYSNPTISILPISSPRPGFQYSNKIVYTNLGMTTTSGTITFTRDASVTIASISEPGANTTANGFTYDFSNLLPHETRSFMVTMDVPNIPVVHLGQQLTTSAVISAPSGDVNINNNTFSNTQTVIGSYDPNDKQESHGGKININQFTADDYLYYTIRFQNTGTFNALNVRIEDVLEAQIDPESIRMVSASHNYVMERIDNKVSWYFDYIQLPSMFQNEEMSHGYITFRVKLLPGFEVGDVISNTADIHFDANPPITTNTIQTTFEIPLATGILDASDILLFPNPASQHVQIALVNTAEDIADVTIFDMLGKSIVTRKGIGSRQTDINVSHLAKGVYMVEIVTENHLKQLKKLVIQ encoded by the coding sequence ATGAAAACACGATTACACCTAGGCATCTGCGCATTTTTGATTTTTTTTACAACTGCATTTTCGCAAGTTGGAAATACCTGTAGCGATCCGATCATCATTACCTCACTGCCCTATCAGGCGAGCGGGAACACCGGAGATTATGGTGATAGCTTCGATACTCCGCAGGGCACGTCATGCGGGGCGGTACCTGCAGCGACCAATTACCTTGCAGGCAATGAGGTTTTTTATAGTTATACTCCTGCCACAAATAGTGAATTAAGCATTTCGATGACGCCCACAGCCACCAATTCCTCCATCTTCGTATACGCCAATTGTAGCTGGTTGGGCAATACCTGTGTTGCGGGAGTAGCAAATGCCAACAGCAATAGCCGTTCTTTGACGCTCAATGCGGTAGCAGGACAACCTTACATCATCGTAATTTCATCAAGCGGCGCCACGCAATCCTTTAACTATACATTGCTGGTACAGGAACACCTGTGTAGCCCGAAGCCTGTTTTTTTATCTGCTTCAGCAATCACAACTACGCAAGCTGAATTGTCCTGGAACAGTGGCTTTTTCCCTTCTCAGGAGATTGCAGTGCAGCCATTGGGGAGTAGTATCCCTACAGGCCAAGGCCAGTATACGAGCAATACAGATTCGTTAACATTGTCGGATTTAAGTCCTGGCACGCAATATCAATTTTGGGTAAGGTCTGAATGCATGGAAAATTCCGGAATGTTTACGGACTGGGCAGGGCCATATGCGTTCAATACCCAGGTTTGCGAAGCGGTAAATACCTGTAATTACACTTTCCGACTTAGTACGACAAGCGGCGCATGGGGGCAGACGCGGATGCAGGTACGCCAAAACGGTATTGTTGTTGCCATTTTAGGCTCCACTTTTTCTACCGGGCAAGGACCTGTAGATGTAACGGTACCGTTATGCAACGGTGTCCCATTTGACCTGTATTGGAATATTGCCGGTGTAAACCCGCAGAATAAGATCATTGATGTCCTGAATCCGTTTGGGCAAAATATATTTTCGAAGTCAGCCGGAACAGGGGCCGCAGGTACCGTCGTGTATTCAGGGACAGGAAATTGCAGCACACCCCAATGTGACATCGTGCCCGATTCGGTTTCGGCAAGCGACGTTACCACCAGTGGAGCCAAGATTAGCTGGTCATCACCGGCAATAACGTCCTGGGATCTTTATGTAGTGCCCTCAGGCAGCCCGGCCCCTGATGTGAATGCTATTCCAACCCATAGCGGCATTAGCACAAACCCGTATACACTGAATGGACTTGATGATGATACAATGTATGAAGTATATGTAAGGGCCAACTGCGCCCCTATAGATTCGAACTGGTCTGTAGCAGGAAATTTCACTACATTGCCCCTATGTGTCAGGCCAATGTCGTTGTCCGTGTCTTTAATAACAGCTACAAGTGCGTCTTTGTCCTGGCAGAAAGGAACCCCGGCAGACAACGCCTGGGAAATACTTTTGGTACCAGGCATAACAGACCAACCGTCTACCGTTCCGCCAGCAGCAAACCCTGACCTGTCAAATGGTTCATTGCTGATTCCGGTATCATCGGCATCACCGTTAGGATTGCCTTCAGGGACGCTGACAGCAGCAACCATTTACTCCTATTATATCAGGACGGTTTGCTCGCCGGGCGTAAAGAGCAAATGGGCAGGGCCATTTATGTTTAACACCATCACCTGTGAACCCGCAAATAAGTGCAATTACAAATTCGTCATGACCGATACCGGCGTAAATGGATGGAATGGTGCGCGGATGCAGGTTAGGCAGAACGGCATCGTTATCATGACTATAGGCCAGACTATTACCGGCGGAGGACCGACGGTTGTCACTGTTCCTTTATGCAACAATGTCCCTTTTGATTTGTATTGGAGCGTCGCCGGAACTGCTCCGGAAGAGATTGGGGTTTCGATTCAAAATCCATATGCAGATATTATTTATGCCAAATTGCCCGGCCAGGGAAATCCGCTTGAGGCGCTTTACAGCAGTATGGGAAGCTGTGAACCGCCATCCTGCCCGAAACCTTCTGCACTTGAGGTCACTGCTAACACAATAACACAAACTTCGGTACAATTGGCATGGACAGAGAATGGCAACGCTATCCAATGGGAAGTATATGCCGTCCCGCAAGGAGGTCCGCAGCCCATAAACGGCAGTCCTGTAACCGGAACCGGGGCTTACCGCATTGCCAATACCAATCCTTATACGCTTACGGGGCTCGAGCCGCAAACCAAATACGTTTATTATGTGCGTTCGCTTTGCTCAGATTCTGACGCAAGTACATGGCCTGTACTGAATCCTAAAACATTTACTACAAAACCAGTAAATGACGAATGTGCAGGTGCCATAACAGTGCTTGCGAACACGAGTCGTGATTGCACGTTTTTTGCAAACGGTTCCACATTAGGCGCTACACGCTCACTTCCAAATACAGCGCCAGTGTGTCCGGGGAATACTGATGACGATGTCTGGTTTAGTTTCCTGGCAACCTCAACTACACAAATCATTACAATAAGTGATATTGTTGCGACAGCGCCGGCGGCTTTGGATATCAATCATACCTTATACGCTGGAAGTGACTGTTCCGCATTGACCCAGCTTTATTGCAGCAATGCGAATGTAAGTGTCGCCACCAACCTTACAGTGGGCAGTTATTATAAGATCAGGGTGTATACTGCTGGCGGGAATGTTTCGGAGTCAGCCACATTTAAGATATGCGTTACTACTCCTGATCCGGTAACAAATGACGAATGCAGTGCCGCAATTTTCGTACCGATGAGCGTTGACATGAGCTGTTCAAATGCTGTACATGGTGCCATTACAGGCGCTACACCATCAGCAATGGCTTCAACCTGTGCCGGGACGGAAGATGATGATGTCTGGTTTACGTTCGTGGCGCAAAGCCCAACGTTGAATATTGCACTTTCTAATATCACCGGGACAACTGGGAACCTTGTACATTCGCTTTATCATGGCGATTGCAATAGCGGAACATTGCTTTACTGTAGTGACCCTGAAGTAAGTATTGCAGAGAATTTGATTATCGGGGATACCTATTACATCAGGGTGTGGACTGCTTCAAATCTTTTGGAGGATGTTACATTTGACGTCTGCATCAGGGCCCTGACTACGCCGCTTAATGTTTCCACAACACAATATACACCCGGGCAACTGGTTTCAAACGTGCTGATCAACAATCCATGTGTGGAAATCAGCAATGTCACCTCAACTACCGGAACTGATTTCGGTTCGGTAAACGGGATCGGGTATTTTACCAATCCGATTTCAAATGATTTCTTCCCACTCAGCAGCGGGCTCCTACTGACTACGGGTGACGCTTTACTTGCCGGAGGACACAATGTTACGATACTTAGCGAAGGAACTGATTCCTGGACAGGTGATTCAGATTTAGAGATTGTAACCAATATGGATCAGGCATCACATAATGCTTCGGTTTTGGAATTTGATTTTACAACACCTACGGCTTATATGAGTTTCAATTTCTTATTCGCCTCAGAAGAATATGGATCATTCCAATGCCAATATTCAGATGCTTTTGCATTCCTGCTGACTGATTTAATCACCGGTCAAACAAAAAACCTTGCAGTGCTTCCTGACAATATTACGCCGATTTCCGTAATCACAATAAGGGATCAAGCGTATAATGACGGCTGCCAGTCCATGAATCCTGAATTTTTCGGCCACTTCTTTTCTGGAGACTTAAACAATGAGAATTTTTCAGCCATAAATTTCAGCGGACAGACACAAGTGATGACCGCGGCTTCCCCTATCGAGCCAAATCACCCATACCACATTAAGCTTGTCATCGCTGACAGGGGCGATAATGCTTATGATTCCGCAGTATTCATCCAGGCCGGAAGCTTTGCCTCAGGGCCGCCGGAATGTACCGATAAATTAAAGGTTACGGCATTTATCGATGAAAATGCCAATGGCACCAGGGAAGACACTGAAATCCCTTTCACTTACGGATCATTTTCTTACCAGCAGAATAATGCCGGCGAGATCAACCACATTTCCACACCGCTTGGAATGTACACTTTGTATGATTCAGACCCGTTAAACACTTATGATTTCAATTATGTGGTTGATCCGGAATTCCAGCCCTATTTCAGCGCAGGCACAACTTCTTTCAATGATGTCAACATCCCGGACGGAAGCGGTACGACAGAATTGCTTTTCCCGATAACCGTATTGCAGTCTTACAGCAACCCTACGATTTCAATTTTACCAATTAGCAGTCCCCGCCCCGGTTTTCAATACAGCAATAAGATTGTTTACACTAATTTAGGCATGACGACAACCTCTGGTACGATTACTTTTACGAGGGATGCTTCGGTAACAATCGCTTCGATAAGTGAGCCTGGCGCCAATACTACCGCAAATGGCTTTACTTATGACTTCAGCAACCTGCTGCCTCATGAGACCCGTTCTTTTATGGTCACTATGGATGTGCCTAATATTCCTGTGGTTCATTTAGGACAGCAACTCACGACATCTGCAGTAATTTCTGCTCCTTCAGGCGATGTCAACATCAACAACAACACTTTCAGCAATACCCAGACTGTTATCGGTTCTTATGACCCGAATGATAAGCAGGAATCGCATGGCGGTAAAATCAACATCAACCAATTTACTGCTGATGACTATCTGTATTACACCATTAGGTTCCAAAACACGGGAACATTCAATGCATTGAACGTGCGTATTGAAGATGTGCTGGAAGCGCAAATCGATCCGGAAAGCATCCGTATGGTGAGTGCCAGCCACAATTATGTGATGGAACGCATTGACAATAAAGTGAGTTGGTATTTTGATTATATCCAATTGCCCTCCATGTTCCAGAATGAAGAAATGAGCCATGGCTACATTACTTTCAGGGTTAAATTGTTACCAGGTTTTGAAGTGGGGGATGTTATTTCAAATACTGCCGACATTCATTTTGACGCGAATCCTCCGATTACAACCAATACGATACAAACCACTTTTGAAATACCGCTTGCAACCGGTATCCTTGACGCTTCAGATATTTTGTTATTCCCAAATCCGGCAAGCCAGCATGTACAGATTGCGTTGGTCAATACAGCGGAAGACATTGCAGATGTTACCATTTTCGATATGTTGGGGAAATCAATTGTTACACGCAAAGGCATCGGTTCCAGACAAACGGACATCAATGTTTCCCATTTGGCAAAAGGGGTCTATATGGTAGAAATAGTCACTGAGAATCATTTAAAGCAGTTAAAAAAACTGGTCATACAATAA
- a CDS encoding BaiN/RdsA family NAD(P)/FAD-dependent oxidoreductase: protein MNQDFDIIIIGGGAAGFFTAINIAEKNPLLKVAILERGQEVLTKVRISGGGRCNVTHACFEPNELVKFYPRGEKELRGPFHQFASGDTIAWFESHGVALKIEEDGRMFPLSDSSQTIIDCFQDAVHQLGIKVLTGQSVSQIIKSGNHWKIETKQQNFLCEKLIMATGSNPKIWEMLQGLGHSIVHPVPSLFTFNIKDPRIKDLPGISAMVSVKVKDTKLTSTGPLLITHWGMSGPAILKLSAWGARILAEKKYQFTIFVNWLNDIDSAEAENTLRNLKQEHAKKTVSKKSPFAFPNRLWESIVLAAGIQLEAKWADLSKMQLQDLASSLTQSSFEVKGKSTFKEEFVTAGGVDLREINFKTMESKLHNNLFFAGEIVNIDAITGGFNFQNAWTSGYIVACNM from the coding sequence ATGAACCAGGATTTTGACATCATCATCATCGGTGGCGGCGCTGCCGGCTTTTTTACGGCAATCAATATTGCGGAGAAAAATCCGTTGCTGAAAGTGGCGATTTTAGAGCGCGGGCAGGAAGTATTGACGAAAGTCAGGATTTCAGGCGGAGGGCGCTGCAATGTGACGCATGCGTGTTTCGAACCGAATGAACTCGTGAAGTTTTATCCGCGCGGCGAAAAGGAACTGCGTGGCCCGTTCCACCAATTTGCATCGGGAGATACCATCGCGTGGTTTGAATCGCATGGTGTGGCACTTAAGATTGAAGAGGACGGGCGTATGTTCCCCCTTTCAGACTCATCACAAACCATTATTGACTGTTTTCAGGATGCCGTGCATCAATTAGGCATAAAAGTGTTGACAGGCCAAAGCGTAAGCCAAATCATAAAAAGTGGTAACCATTGGAAAATCGAAACCAAACAGCAAAACTTCTTGTGTGAAAAACTGATCATGGCCACCGGAAGCAATCCTAAAATATGGGAAATGCTCCAGGGATTGGGGCATTCCATCGTACATCCGGTGCCTTCGCTGTTCACTTTCAACATCAAAGATCCGCGGATTAAAGACTTACCGGGCATTTCGGCTATGGTTTCGGTAAAGGTGAAAGATACGAAACTGACTTCCACGGGGCCGCTTTTAATCACCCATTGGGGCATGAGCGGCCCGGCAATCCTGAAGCTTTCCGCCTGGGGTGCAAGGATTTTAGCCGAAAAAAAATATCAGTTTACCATTTTTGTGAATTGGCTCAATGACATCGATTCGGCAGAAGCTGAAAATACCTTACGCAACCTCAAACAAGAGCACGCGAAGAAAACGGTTTCTAAAAAATCGCCCTTTGCCTTCCCTAACCGTTTGTGGGAAAGCATCGTTTTAGCAGCCGGTATACAACTGGAGGCCAAATGGGCCGATCTTTCCAAAATGCAACTTCAGGATTTGGCGTCATCACTTACACAAAGCAGCTTCGAAGTGAAAGGCAAAAGCACCTTTAAGGAGGAATTTGTTACCGCTGGAGGGGTTGACCTGCGTGAAATCAATTTTAAGACCATGGAAAGCAAGCTGCACAACAATTTGTTTTTTGCAGGTGAAATCGTCAATATCGATGCGATCACCGGCGGCTTTAACTTCCAGAATGCCTGGACATCCGGTTATATTGTTGCGTGCAATATGTAG
- a CDS encoding glycerophosphodiester phosphodiesterase: protein MSKILKIGHRGAKGYAPENTLIAFEKAILMGCQGIELDVHLSADGNIFVIHDHTTDRVTGQSGVISALASSELKEMRIDGAHGIPLLSEVFDLVDHRALINIELKVAEAAEPVLRLIENYVANSWEFHEFLISSFDWTALQHVRQLHPEIPIGVLTETDLELAAAFAKTINAETIHPQFHLLNKENTEILQQDFKVFAWTANETEDIQNLKIFGVSAIITDFPDRI, encoded by the coding sequence ATGAGTAAAATCCTGAAGATTGGACACCGCGGTGCCAAAGGTTATGCCCCTGAAAACACGCTGATAGCTTTTGAAAAAGCGATTTTAATGGGCTGCCAGGGCATCGAACTCGACGTACACCTTTCAGCAGACGGCAACATTTTTGTAATTCACGATCATACGACAGATCGGGTTACCGGGCAAAGTGGGGTTATATCTGCATTGGCTTCTTCCGAATTAAAAGAAATGAGGATTGACGGCGCACACGGCATCCCATTGCTTTCCGAAGTTTTTGATTTGGTTGACCATCGCGCATTGATTAACATAGAACTGAAAGTCGCCGAAGCAGCCGAGCCGGTTTTGCGATTGATTGAAAACTATGTTGCGAATAGCTGGGAATTCCATGAATTCCTGATTTCATCATTTGATTGGACCGCGCTTCAACACGTACGGCAGCTGCATCCGGAAATTCCTATTGGCGTTTTGACAGAAACCGATCTGGAGTTGGCCGCGGCTTTCGCCAAAACCATCAACGCTGAAACCATACATCCGCAATTTCATTTGCTGAACAAGGAAAATACCGAAATTTTACAACAGGATTTCAAGGTTTTTGCATGGACAGCCAATGAAACTGAGGACATTCAAAACCTGAAAATATTTGGCGTAAGTGCCATCATCACCGATTTTCCCGACCGCATATGA
- a CDS encoding alpha-amylase family glycosyl hydrolase, whose translation MKKIIVMALLLFTGAAVAQKQKTKKAPAEKPFIWEGANLYFLMTDRFCNGNPDRQTYFGREKKTGKLRGFEGGDLRGIIQKIDEGYFDKLGVNAIWFTPIVEQIHDGVDEGTGLTYGFHGYWTRDWTALDPNFGTKKDLKELVEKAHAHGIRILLDGVINHTGPVTDVDTVWPEGWVRTGPQCDYKSFEGTTACTLVKNLPDVKTESNEEVGIPDFLIEKWKNEGRYEQEMQSLEAFFKRTGYKRTPKNYIIKWLTDYVSEFGIDGYRADTVKHTDEGVWADFKMQCTYAFELWKKKNPKKVLDNNGFYTIAEVYNYGISGGQLFDFGDRKVNYFENGFNNMINFEFKWNAAQLDYEALFSKYSEKLHGELKGFSVLNYISSHDDGAPFDAKREKPYESAIKLLLAPGVSQTYYGDETARSLVIKGTEGDATLRSFMNWDDIKTNAETQKILAHWQKIGQFRKNHTAVGAGIHKQISVSPYTFSRTFSNGKYSDAVVVGLSLAKGKKEIPVGKIFKNGTKVRDAYSGKKATVSNGKVIIDSQSDIVLLEKI comes from the coding sequence ATGAAAAAAATAATCGTTATGGCTTTACTCCTTTTCACGGGTGCCGCTGTCGCACAAAAGCAAAAAACCAAAAAAGCTCCGGCCGAAAAACCATTCATCTGGGAAGGCGCGAACCTGTATTTCCTGATGACCGACCGTTTCTGTAATGGAAATCCGGACAGGCAAACCTATTTCGGACGGGAAAAGAAAACGGGCAAACTGCGTGGTTTTGAAGGCGGCGATCTGCGCGGCATCATCCAGAAAATCGACGAAGGTTATTTTGACAAACTGGGTGTGAATGCCATCTGGTTTACGCCGATCGTCGAACAGATTCACGACGGTGTAGATGAAGGTACTGGCCTGACCTATGGTTTCCACGGATATTGGACACGCGACTGGACAGCACTTGATCCGAATTTCGGCACCAAAAAAGATTTAAAGGAATTGGTCGAAAAAGCGCACGCTCACGGCATCAGGATTTTGCTCGACGGCGTCATCAACCATACCGGGCCGGTGACCGATGTCGATACCGTTTGGCCGGAAGGCTGGGTTCGTACAGGGCCGCAATGTGATTACAAATCGTTTGAAGGCACTACCGCCTGCACTTTGGTCAAAAACCTTCCGGATGTGAAAACCGAAAGCAACGAAGAAGTAGGCATCCCAGATTTCCTTATTGAAAAATGGAAAAATGAAGGCCGTTACGAACAGGAAATGCAGTCACTGGAAGCATTTTTCAAAAGGACAGGATATAAGCGTACGCCGAAAAACTACATCATCAAATGGCTTACCGATTATGTTTCGGAATTCGGGATTGATGGCTACCGCGCCGATACCGTAAAGCATACCGATGAGGGCGTTTGGGCTGATTTTAAGATGCAATGCACTTACGCTTTTGAACTTTGGAAAAAGAAAAATCCTAAGAAAGTATTGGACAATAATGGTTTCTACACGATTGCCGAAGTATACAATTACGGCATCAGCGGTGGGCAGTTGTTTGATTTTGGGGATAGGAAAGTGAATTATTTTGAAAATGGTTTCAACAACATGATCAATTTCGAATTCAAGTGGAATGCCGCGCAATTGGATTATGAAGCATTGTTTTCAAAATATTCCGAAAAACTCCACGGTGAACTGAAGGGTTTCAGCGTCCTGAATTACATTTCGTCACACGATGACGGCGCGCCTTTCGATGCCAAGCGTGAAAAACCTTATGAAAGTGCAATAAAGCTATTGCTTGCTCCCGGCGTTTCGCAAACATATTATGGTGATGAAACTGCGCGTTCACTCGTGATTAAAGGTACTGAAGGCGATGCAACGCTGCGGTCCTTCATGAATTGGGATGACATCAAAACCAATGCTGAAACGCAGAAAATATTGGCACATTGGCAGAAAATCGGGCAGTTCAGGAAAAACCATACTGCTGTGGGTGCTGGCATTCACAAACAGATTTCTGTTTCACCTTATACCTTCAGCAGGACTTTTTCAAATGGAAAATATTCGGATGCCGTGGTGGTTGGCTTAAGCCTTGCAAAAGGAAAAAAGGAAATCCCTGTGGGTAAAATTTTCAAAAACGGAACTAAGGTACGCGATGCTTATTCCGGTAAAAAAGCGACGGTTTCAAACGGCAAAGTGATTATTGATTCCCAATCGGATATTGTTTTGCTCGAAAAGATTTAA